The following proteins are encoded in a genomic region of Debaryomyces hansenii CBS767 chromosome G complete sequence:
- a CDS encoding DEHA2G24332p (no similarity): MDQFLYLQHIKNIMQYLKILLSLLILVNFVEPMVLKKRMIRTPKREYVPRNDNTRIRFGKRQADCKPKSSSKTVSTTSSDWSDQFTENPSYETTT, from the coding sequence ATGGATCAGTTCCTTTATTTGCAACACATTAAAAACATAATgcaatatttgaagatattatTGCTGCTTTTGATTCTTGTCAACTTTGTTGAGCCTATGGTTCTTAAGAAACGCATGATTCGCACACCCAAACGTGAATATGTTCCAAGAAATGACAATACACGGATCAGATTCGGAAAGAGACAAGCTGACTGTAAGCCTAAGAGCTCATCCAAGACTGTTTCAACGACTTCTTCAGATTGGAGTGACCAATTCACCGAAAATCCGAGTTATGAAACAACTACATGA
- a CDS encoding DEHA2G24266p (similar to CA0056|IPF15839 Candida albicans), whose amino-acid sequence MSFAGRLKCYISSFLVIYAVYLLTYKCNKLDESPLEHGIETVFHPLSHHHNTLCDGLNKGVHFVNPYFETAGNYFGQHVRSHSLFKQYSVDDKLEVVRTSYYSYIHPLVIKLFEFFEVVEYHVYQHFAQQWARVQAFYSSQIAPKLA is encoded by the coding sequence ATGTCATTTGCTGGTCGTCTTAAATGTTACATCTCGAGTTTCTTGGTTATTTATGCCGTATACTTATTAACCTATAAATGCAATAAGTTGGACGAATCTCCATTAGAACACGGAATTGAGACAGTATTCCATCCATTATCCCACCATCACAATACATTGTGTGATGGATTGAACAAGGGTGTTCATTTCGTCAATCCATACTTTGAAACTGCCGGTAATTATTTCGGTCAACATGTTCGTTCCCATAGCTTGTTTAAGCAATATTCtgttgatgataaattagaagTTGTAAGAACTTCTTACTATAGCTATATCCACCCATTAGTGATTAAActctttgaatttttcgAAGTTGTTGAATATCACGTTTATCAACATTTTGCCCAGCAATGGGCTAGAGTCCAAGCATTTTATTCTAGCCAAATTGCTCCAAAATTGGCTTAA
- a CDS encoding DEHA2G24354p (highly similar to uniprot|O74933 Candida albicans UAP1 UDP-N-acetylglucosamine pyrophosphorylase) — translation MNMSESIIESYKKADQEQLFKYYEALSKDEQSSFLSQLSKINDPSELVSTVQDAIKFSSSNVTSKNYTQLPSECCASTLETEKKSKEEWSKLGLNAIANNEVGVLLMAGGQGTRLGSSDPKGCYNVNLPSGRSLFQIQAEKILKIQSLAKSHHPGSNPTLYWYIMTSGPTRSPTEKFFEQNNWFGLSKSQILFFNQGTLPCFNLDGSKILLNSKNEYCESPDGNGGLYKAIATNGILEDFEKKGIKHIHMYCVDNSLVKVADPTFLGFVIDRKFELATKVVRKRDANESVGLIVLDEDKNKPCVIEYSEISSDLANKTESNDSSKLFLRAANIVNHYYSVDLLRRMIPKWISSQEFLPFHIAKKKIPSLNEQGEYVKPTEPNGIKLEQFIFDVFPSVELSKFGCLEVDRSDEFSPLKNADGAKNDTPTTCREAYLKLGTKWVIENGGVVDDNGLVEVSGLTSYEGEGLEFVKGKHYKDGDKV, via the coding sequence atGAACATGTCtgaatcaattattgaatcatACAAGAAGGCAGACCAGGAACAACTATTCAAGTATTACGAGGCCTTATCTAAAGATGAACAATCATCATTCCTAAGccaattatcaaaaattaacGATCCTTCAGAATTGGTGTCTACAGTTCAAGATGCAATAAAATTCTCTTCCTCCAACGTGACATCTAAAAACTACACGCAATTACCTCTGGAATGTTGTGCATCTACTTTGGAAACCGAAAAGAAATCTAAAGAGGAATGGTCAAAATTAGGCTTAAACGCTATCGCAAACAATGAAGTTGGTGTTCTTTTGATGGCAGGCGGTCAAGGAACTAGGTTGGGATCATCAGATCCAAAGGGTTGTTATAACGTTAACTTACCATCTGGACGTTCcttatttcaaattcaggCAGAAaagatcttgaaaattcagTCGTTAGCCAAGTCCCATCACCCTGGATCCAATCCTACGTTGTATTGGTATATTATGACTAGCGGTCCAACCAGATCACCAACAGAAAAGTTCTTTGAACAGAATAATTGGTTTGGATTGAGTAAGAGccaaatattattttttaatCAAGGTACCTTGCCTTGCTTTAATTTAGACGGGTCAAAGATCTTGTTGAATTCCAAAAATGAATACTGTGAATCCCCAGATGGTAACGGTGGCCTCTACAAAGCTATTGCTACAAATGGTATCTTAGAAGATTTCGAAAAGAAGGGAATTAAGCACATTCATATGTATTGTGTCGACAACTCACTTGTCAAGGTTGCTGACCCAACTTTCTTAGGTTTCGTGATTGATAGAAAATTTGAGTTGGCTACGAAGGTGGTTAGAAAAAGAGACGCCAACGAAAGTGTTGGTTTGATTGTTCTTGATGAAGACAAGAATAAACCGTGtgttattgaatattctGAAATATCCTCTGACTTGGCTAATAAGACTGAATCAAATGATTCGctgaaattatttttgagAGCTGCTAATATTGtgaatcattattactCCGTTGATTTATTGAGGAGAATGATTCCAAAATGGATTTCATCGCAAGAATTCTTGCCATTCCATATTGCTAAGAAGAAAATCCCCTCTTTGAACGAACAAGGAGAGTATGTGAAGCCAACTGAACCAAATGGTATTAAGCTAGaacaattcatttttgatGTTTTCCCATCTGTTGAATTATCGAAATTTGGTTGTTTAGAAGTCGATAGATCGGATGAGTTCTCTCCATTGAAGAACGCCGATGGAGCCAAAAATGACACCCCAACCACCTGTAGAGAAGCTTACCTCAAGTTAGGAACGAAGTGGgttattgaaaatggaggtgttgttgatgataaCGGATTAGTTGAAGTGAGTGGTTTGACTAGTTATGAAGGGGAAGGATTAGAATTTGTTAAAGGTAAGCATTATAAAGATGGCGATAAAGTATAG
- a CDS encoding DEHA2G24376p (similar to uniprot|Q5AGC4 Candida albicans Hypothetical protein ECM33), with the protein MQFKTVLFTLATCLSLSGVQAKDSCSFSTTITAASAVSELNSCPTLDGKIEITGDEITSLDFSSVEKIKADLKLFNSSSVTDINLNQLSEISGSLTVQAYTQLHSLDLTSLSKAEELSLISLPSFAILNVNKGISEVGSLKISDTALSSLEGLTNYKSVGSLDVDNNKNISYIDLSTLETVKDSLVLSFNSDECEVKLDELIWASNLTIQDVADFSAGNLTKVNGTFNLAYNTFESIEFKSLKEVGGSLQIFANNDMTELSVNKLTSIGGEFRMYNNTDLEDMEESFAKLKTVEGAVDISGNIANFTLPKLKEVDGTFTFDTKSDEFDCTSFKKKLKKVVKGGKSPKCSAPKKKNKSTSSKKGSSSTSSSSKSTDSGSSADSSSDSSSSSSSKSSANVLVNSTFILTIALGAVFALFV; encoded by the coding sequence ATGCAATTCAAAACAGTATTATTTACTTTGGCTACTTGCCTCAGCTTGTCTGGTGTTCAAGCCAAAGACTcttgttcattttcaactACTATTACCGCAGCTAGTGCTGTTTCCGAGTTGAACTCTTGTCCAACTTTAGATggtaaaattgaaatcacAGGTGATGAAATTACTAGTCTTGACTTCAGCAgtgttgaaaaaattaaagctGATTTAAAGTTGTTCAACTCTTCTTCTGTTACTGATATCAACCTTAATCAGTTGAGTGAAATCAGTGGGTCTTTGACTGTTCAAGCTTATACCCAGTTACATTCTCTTGATTTGACTTCGTTGAGCAAGGCCGAAGAattatctttaatttctttacCATCATTTGCTATATTAAACGTGAACAAGGGTATTTCCGAAGTTGGTTCCCTTAAGATCTCAGACACTGCCTTGTCTTCATTAGAAGGTTTAACTAATTACAAGAGTGTTGGCTCGTTAGATGTGGACAACAACAAGAACATTTCTTACATCGATTTGTCTACATTAGAAACCGTTAAGGACAGTTTGGTTTTAAGTTTCAACAGTGATGAATGTGAAGTCAAATTAGACGAATTAATTTGGGCTTCCAACTTAACTATTCAAGATGTCGCTGATTTTTCTGCCGGTAACTTGACTAAAGTTAATGGTACCTTTAACCTTGCTTACAACACTTTTGAATCTATTGAATTCAAGAGCTTGAAAGAAGTTGGTGGATCTTTGCAAATCTTCGCCAACAACGACATGACTGAACTCTCTGTGAACAAATTAACTTCCATTGGTGGTGAATTCAGAATGTACAACAACACAGATTTAGAAGACATGGAAGAGTCTTTCGCCAAATTAAAGACTGTTGAGGGTGCAGTTGATATCTCAGGAAATATCGCTAACTTCACTTTACCTAAGTTAAAGGAAGTCGATGGTACTTTCACTTTTGACACCAAGTCTGATGAGTTCGACTGTACCtcattcaagaagaagcttAAGAAGGTTGTTAAGGGCGGTAAGAGTCCTAAATGTTCTGCtccaaagaagaagaacaagtCAACAAGCTCTAAGAAAGGATCTTCCTCTacgtcttcttcttctaaatctACCGATTCCGGATCAAGTGCAGACTCAAGCTCTGactcctcttcttcttcttcaagcAAATCCTCCGCTAATGTTTTGGTTAACAGCACCTTTATTTTGACTATTGCCTTAGGTGCCGTGTTTGCTCTATTTGTCTAG
- a CDS encoding DEHA2G24288p (weakly similar to CA0928|IPF19891 Candida albicans) — protein sequence MVEIGKENCYTPRTINKRKSYSILSPVNQKTIDITTNKNERIISESTGLVKFSLSPNKKEDERKDHNTTPTKLKGKTGLPVYVPINESVIEQDESSQEELMIQFASKQRKLIELERQVEATKFELAEIASKLEKDIEQPKKDTNMSNFNNFNNLNNLKKKASNIFQINQGISNSKIDRTVNNSKSPNALPPINSVKSINNFSNYLTRVQGQISHTQLNAPVLKNFVKDVRNKIEINDNEKLKTFLATQQNEFDEFTTKTSKFVNGLFNNISSKADAEKEDMANSSFNFEAMEDFNNKSILDANVSLSEEENITFEDDIVDIDDYNSSFEEEATNK from the coding sequence ATGGTAGAAATAGGTAAGGAGAATTGTTATACTCCTagaacaataaataaaagaaaatcttattcaatattgagTCCTGTGAATCAGAAAACAATCGATATCACAACAAACAAGAATGAAAGAATCATTAGTGAATCAACGGGGCTAGTGAAGTTTTCTCTTTCTCCTaataagaaagaagatgaaaggAAAGATCATAATACCACACCAACCAAGCTAAAAGGTAAAACAGGATTACCTGTGTATGTGCCAATAAACGAATCAGTCATTGAACAAGATGAATCGTCgcaagaagaattaatgaTCCAATTTGCTTCCAAGCAGAGAAAGCTAATTGAGTTGGAAAGACAAGTTGAGGCtacaaaatttgaattggCTGAAATAGCATCTAAACTTGAGAAAGATATTGAACAGCCAAAAAAAGATACAAATATGAGTaacttcaacaattttaacaacttgaataatttgaagaaaaaggCGTCCAACATTTTCCAGATTAACCAAGGGATATCAAATAGTAAGATAGATCGTACAGTAAATAACTCCAAATCCCCAAACGCACTTCCACCTATTAACTCGGTCAAATCcataaataatttcagTAATTACTTAACCAGGGTGCAAGGCCAAATAAGTCATACTCAATTAAATGCACCGGTGCTAAAAAACTTCGTTAAAGATGTAAggaataaaattgaaattaacGACAATGAGAAGCTCAAAACATTTTTGGCTACGCAACAAAATGAGTTTGATGAGTTTACTACTAAAACTTCTAAGTTTGTAAACGGGTTATTTAACAATATATCTTCCAAAGCGGATgcagaaaaagaagatatGGCAAACAGTTCGTTTAATTTCGAGGCAATGGaagattttaataataaaagtATCTTAGATGCTAATGTTTCACTaagtgaagaagaaaatattacGTTCGAAGATGACATAGTAGATATAGACGATTACAATAGCAGCttcgaagaagaagcaacaaataaatag
- a CDS encoding DEHA2G24310p (highly similar to uniprot|Q6TNG4 Pichia farinosa GUT1 Glycerol kinase GUT1), whose protein sequence is MPRRQSNAPSQPVVATIDIGTTSARAILFNQGGVEVAKHQIEYSTTASEAPAESENKEQFRRRSSLMRHNAPIFTAEGIAISITDDVEIENNSASVGPTLRFPQPGWVECMPVHILANAVQCLIACLITLRKINQNPELKIKYKVKAIGIANMRETTIVWSRKTGKPLSNGITWTDTRTAEIVQHLERTIDDERKEELKQKTGLPLSTYFSAAKLRWLIDNDDTIKEEYEKGDGNLMFGTVDTWLIYHLTKERSFVSDVTNASRTYFMDLETRDYDDDLLDFWGIDPTRVALPKIVSSSEFYGSFAAPNLSNLGFHNKITPEAYEILKTITGIPICGCLGDQSASLVGQLAFKPGSAKCTYGTGCFLLYNTGNRKLISEHGTVTTIGFWFPNLKDEDANPHYALEGSIAVAGSIIQWLRDNLKLIEHARDVGPLASQVDNAGGVVFIPAFSGLYAPYWDGGARGTIFGMTQYTSSSHIARAALEGVCYQVRAILRAMANDAGASEDFLEEALNRQNEKKPLSALSVDGGMSKADEVLQIQADILGPCVTVKRANISECTALGAAIAAGLSFKDEEERVWKDFDDIYEKINGTDDEKNNFKAKLPDSDRRKYWKRWEKAIDRAKGWLDEDN, encoded by the coding sequence ATGCCACGTCGTCAAAGTAATGCTCCATCGCAGCCAGTTGTTGCTACGATTGATATTGGTACAACTTCAGCAAGAGCTATTTTGTTTAATCAAGGAGGTGTTGAAGTAGCCAAACATCAAATCGAATACTCCACCACGGCATCGGAAGCTCCAGCGGAGTCGGAGAATAAGGAACAGTTTAGAAGAAGATCGTCGCTTATGAGACACAATGCGCCTATTTTCACTGCTGAAGGTATTGCCATTTCTATAACAGACGATGTCGAAATCGAAAATAATTCTGCAAGTGTTGGTCCTACGTTGAGATTTCCACAGCCCGGATGGGTTGAGTGTATGCCAGTTCATATTTTGGCGAATGCTGTTCAGTGTTTGATAGCTTGTTTGATTACGTTGAGAAAAATCAATCAGAATCCGGAGTTGAAAATCAAGTATAAGGTCAAGGCTATTGGTATTGCTAACATGAGAGAAACAACGATTGTGTGGTCTCGTAAAACCGGTAAGCCTTTGAGTAATGGTATCACATGGACTGATACAAGAACTGCAGAAATTGTGCAGCACTTGGAAAGGACAATTGACgatgaaagaaaagaagaattaaagcaAAAGACCGGGTTGCCATTATCCACCTATTTTTCTGCCGCCAAATTGCGTTGGTTAATAGATAATGACGATACCATAAAGGAGGAATACGAGAAGGGTGATGGTAACTTAATGTTTGGTACGGTTGATACGTGGTTGATTTATCACTTAACCAAGGAAAGATCCTTTGTATCCGACGTTACCAATGCATCTAGAACTTATTTTATGGACTTAGAAACAAGAGATTATGACgatgatttattagatttttGGGGTATTGATCCTACGAGGGTAGCGTTACCAAAGATTGTATCTAGTTCGGAATTCTACGGATCATTTGCGGCTCCAAATTTATCTAACTTAGGTTTCCACAATAAGATCACTCCAGAAGCATacgaaatattgaaaactatTACCGGCATTCCCATTTGTGGGTGTCTTGGTGACCAGTCAGCTTCATTAGTTGGCCAATTAGCATTTAAGCCTGGTTCTGCTAAATGTACTTATGGTACTGGTTGTTTCTTGTTGTATAATACCGGTAATCGTAAGTTAATCTCTGAACATGGCACAGTAACAACGATAGGCTTTTGGTTCCCTAACTTAAAGGACGAGGACGCCAATCCACATTATGCATTAGAAGGTTCAATTGCTGTTGCAGGttcaattattcaatgGTTAAGAGATaatttgaagttgataGAACACGCGAGAGATGTTGGACCTTTGGCCTCCCAAGTTGATAATGCAGGTGGAGTTGTATTTATCCCAGCTTTCTCAGGTTTATATGCTCCATACTGGGATGGTGGCGCTAGAGGTACAATTTTTGGTATGACACAATATACCTCTTCATCTCATATAGCAAGAGCTGCATTAGAAGGTGTCTGTTATCAAGTTAGGGCTATCTTGAGAGCCATGGCTAATGATGCGGGCGCAAGTGAAGATTTTTTGGAAGAAGCGTTAAATAGGCAAAATGAGAAAAAGCCATTATCTGCATTATCTGTTGATGGTGGTATGTCAAAGGCTGATGAGGTGTTGCAAATTCAAGCGGACATTTTAGGACCATGTGTAACTGTCAAAAGGGCAAATATATCTGAATGTACAGCATTGGGTGCAGCGATTGCAGCCGGCTTATCATtcaaagatgaagaagaaagagttTGGAAAGATTTCGatgatatttatgaaaaGATTAATGGAACGGATGATGAGaagaataatttcaaagcGAAATTGCCTGATTCCGATAGAAGAAAGTATTGGAAGAGGTGGGAGAAAGCAATCGATAGAGCTAAAGGTTGGttagatgaagataattaG